The Dokdonella koreensis DS-123 genome has a segment encoding these proteins:
- the cysI gene encoding assimilatory sulfite reductase (NADPH) hemoprotein subunit: MATLTDPPSPVETIKAASRRLRGSLAESLDDALTGAIRADDTQLIKFHGSYQQDDRDLREERRAQKLEPAYSFMIRTRTPGGVVTPQQWLALDAIATTYANGTLRLTTRQAFQFHGVIKRDLKATIQAINRSLVDSIAACGDVNRNVMVSANPVQSQAHAAVYDWARRLSEHLKPQTRAYYEIWLDEQKVAGSGEEDEPIYGPVYLPRKFKTALAIPPFNDVDLFANDLGFIAIIDAGVLQGFNVAVGGGLGAAHGDARTYPRLAEVIGFVPPERLLAVAEAVVTAQRDLGNRSDRKLSRLKYTIDRLGLPAFKAEVERRLGEPLPAARPYAFEHSGDRYGWVEGHDGAWHLGLRIESGRVADRGERRHLAGLRAIARIHTGDFRLTGNQNLVIAGVAPAARAAIDRLVAEHGLDDHRRATPVRRNALACVALPTCALAMAEAERYLSPLLARIEERLAAHALADAPIGLRISGCPNGCSRPYLGEIGLVGKAPGRYNLMLGADARGQRLNRLHRENIDEPQILAELDGLFARYADQRHPGEGFGDFLVRSGIVAVPAPPSLPLEPPQ; encoded by the coding sequence ATGGCCACCCTCACCGATCCGCCGTCCCCGGTCGAGACCATCAAGGCCGCCAGCCGGCGCCTGCGCGGCTCGCTGGCCGAAAGCCTGGACGACGCGCTGACCGGCGCGATCCGCGCCGACGATACCCAGCTGATCAAGTTCCACGGCAGCTACCAGCAGGACGACCGCGACCTGCGCGAGGAGCGCCGCGCGCAGAAGCTGGAGCCGGCCTACAGCTTCATGATCCGCACGCGCACGCCCGGCGGCGTGGTCACGCCGCAGCAATGGCTGGCGCTGGACGCGATCGCGACCACCTACGCCAACGGCACGCTGCGCCTCACCACGCGTCAGGCGTTCCAGTTCCACGGCGTCATCAAGCGCGACCTCAAGGCGACGATCCAGGCGATCAACCGCAGCCTGGTCGACTCGATCGCCGCCTGCGGCGACGTCAACCGCAACGTGATGGTCTCGGCCAATCCGGTCCAGTCGCAGGCGCACGCCGCGGTCTACGACTGGGCGCGCCGGCTGTCCGAGCACCTCAAGCCGCAGACCCGCGCCTACTACGAGATCTGGCTCGACGAGCAGAAGGTCGCCGGCAGCGGCGAGGAGGACGAGCCGATCTACGGGCCGGTCTACCTGCCGCGCAAGTTCAAGACCGCGCTGGCGATCCCGCCGTTCAACGACGTGGACCTGTTCGCCAACGACCTCGGCTTCATCGCGATCATCGACGCGGGCGTGCTGCAGGGCTTCAATGTCGCGGTCGGTGGCGGCCTTGGCGCGGCCCACGGCGATGCACGCACCTACCCGCGGCTGGCCGAGGTCATCGGCTTCGTGCCGCCCGAGCGGCTGCTGGCCGTCGCCGAGGCGGTCGTGACCGCGCAGCGCGACCTCGGCAACCGCAGCGACCGCAAGCTCTCGCGGCTCAAGTACACGATCGACCGGCTCGGGCTGCCCGCGTTCAAGGCCGAGGTCGAGCGCCGCCTGGGCGAGCCGCTGCCGGCGGCGCGGCCCTATGCGTTCGAGCACAGCGGCGATCGCTACGGCTGGGTCGAGGGCCACGACGGCGCCTGGCACCTGGGCCTTCGCATCGAATCGGGCCGTGTCGCCGACCGCGGCGAGCGCCGCCACCTCGCCGGCCTGCGCGCGATCGCCCGCATCCACACCGGCGACTTCCGCCTGACCGGCAACCAGAACCTGGTCATTGCCGGCGTCGCGCCGGCGGCGCGTGCCGCGATCGACCGGCTCGTGGCCGAGCACGGGCTCGACGACCATCGCCGTGCCACGCCGGTGCGCCGCAACGCGCTCGCCTGCGTCGCCCTGCCGACCTGCGCGCTGGCGATGGCCGAGGCGGAACGCTACCTGTCGCCGCTGCTGGCGCGGATCGAAGAACGGCTGGCCGCCCATGCGTTGGCCGATGCGCCGATCGGACTGCGCATTTCCGGCTGCCCGAACGGCTGCTCGCGCCCCTACCTCGGCGAGATCGGCCTGGTCGGCAAGGCGCCCGGCCGCTACAACCTGATGCTCGGCGCCGACGCCCGCGGCCAACGCCTGAACCGGCTGCATCGCGAGAACATCGACGAGCCGCAGATCCTGGCCGAACTGGACGGGCTGTTCGCCCGCTACGCCGACCAGCGCCATCCCGGCGAGGGTTTCGGCGACTTCCTGGTCCGCAGCGGCATCGTCGCCGTGCCCGCCCCGCCTTCCCTGCCCCTGGAGCCCCCGCAGTGA
- the folE2 gene encoding GTP cyclohydrolase FolE2, producing MTVNESSALRAMPDIATEPQAATAGVLDWVGMDDIAAPVRLATADGGIVQSPARVAAFVNLKRQDARGIHMSRLYLHVDRHLSSEPLTPCSLRRLLRDFLDSHADLSDRAQVRIRFDHMVRRPALRSDNSGWKSYPITVTATMDEGQFALELGCDIAYSSTCPCSAALARQLIQQQFAADFAADQPLAREAVLAWLGREQGIVATPHSQRSSAQVRVRLAPGFDFPILDIIDRVEDALQTPVQTAVKREDEQAFALLNGQNLMFCEDAARRIRHALDGDERISDFWVRASHFESLHPHDAVAVATKGVRNGYGPDA from the coding sequence ATGACCGTCAACGAAAGCAGCGCCCTGCGCGCGATGCCCGATATCGCCACCGAACCCCAGGCGGCCACCGCCGGCGTGCTGGACTGGGTGGGCATGGACGACATCGCGGCGCCGGTGCGCCTGGCGACCGCCGATGGCGGCATCGTGCAGTCACCGGCGCGGGTGGCGGCGTTCGTCAACCTCAAGCGCCAGGACGCGCGCGGCATCCACATGTCGCGCCTGTACCTGCACGTGGACCGCCACCTGTCCTCCGAGCCGCTGACGCCGTGCTCGCTGCGCCGGCTGCTGCGCGACTTCCTCGACTCGCACGCGGACCTGTCCGACCGTGCCCAGGTCCGCATCCGCTTCGACCACATGGTCCGCCGCCCGGCGCTGCGCAGCGACAACAGCGGCTGGAAGTCCTACCCGATCACCGTGACGGCGACGATGGACGAGGGCCAGTTCGCGCTGGAGCTGGGCTGCGACATCGCCTACTCGAGCACCTGTCCGTGCTCGGCGGCGCTGGCGCGCCAGCTGATCCAGCAGCAGTTCGCCGCCGATTTCGCCGCGGACCAGCCGCTGGCCCGCGAGGCGGTGCTGGCCTGGCTGGGGCGCGAGCAGGGCATCGTGGCCACGCCGCACAGCCAGCGCAGCAGCGCGCAGGTGCGCGTGCGGTTGGCGCCGGGCTTCGATTTCCCGATCCTCGACATCATCGACCGCGTCGAGGACGCGCTGCAGACGCCGGTGCAGACCGCCGTCAAGCGCGAGGACGAGCAGGCCTTCGCCCTGCTCAACGGCCAGAACCTGATGTTCTGCGAGGATGCGGCGCGCCGCATCCGGCACGCGCTGGACGGCGACGAGCGGATCAGCGACTTCTGGGTCCGCGCCAGCCACTTCGAGAGCCTGCATCCGCACGATGCCGTCGCCGTGGCGACCAAGGGCGTGCGCAACGGCTACGGCCCGGACGCCTGA
- the serA gene encoding phosphoglycerate dehydrogenase, whose translation MKKTSFPKQDIRVLLLEGVSASAVETFKAAGYSQIEFHEKSLPDAELRRRIADAHLVGIRSRTQLDAATLESAKRLIAVGCFCIGTNQVDLAAAQGLGVPVFNAPYSNTRSVAELVLAEAILLMRRIPQKNAQCHRGGWSKSAAGSYEVRGKVLGIVGYGHIGTQVGLLAEGLGMRVLFHDVESKLTLGNAQAAAALDDLLERADVVTLHVPETPQTRLMIGAAQLARMRPGACLINASRGTVVDIDALAAALRTGHIAGAAIDVFPVEPKGNEDAFVSPLVGMDNVILTPHVGGSTLEAQDNIGIEVAAKLVRYSDNGSTLSAVNFPEVTLPEHPHSRRLLHIHRNTPGMLSRINELFSRENVNIDGQYLQTSPSIGYVVIDVSTSEPQAAALKEALAQIPGTLRTRVLY comes from the coding sequence ATGAAGAAGACCTCGTTTCCCAAGCAGGACATCCGCGTGCTGCTGCTCGAAGGCGTCAGCGCGAGCGCGGTGGAGACCTTCAAGGCGGCCGGCTACTCGCAGATCGAGTTCCACGAGAAGTCGCTACCGGACGCGGAACTGCGCCGGCGCATCGCCGATGCGCACCTGGTCGGCATCCGCTCGCGCACCCAGCTCGATGCAGCCACGCTGGAAAGCGCCAAGCGCCTGATCGCGGTCGGCTGCTTCTGCATCGGCACCAACCAGGTCGACCTGGCCGCCGCGCAGGGCCTGGGCGTTCCGGTCTTCAACGCGCCCTATTCCAACACCCGCAGCGTCGCCGAGCTGGTGCTGGCCGAGGCGATCCTGCTGATGCGGCGCATCCCGCAGAAGAACGCCCAGTGCCATCGCGGCGGCTGGTCCAAGTCCGCCGCCGGCAGCTACGAGGTGCGCGGCAAGGTGCTCGGTATCGTCGGCTACGGCCACATCGGCACCCAGGTGGGCCTGCTCGCCGAGGGGCTCGGCATGCGCGTGCTGTTCCACGACGTCGAGTCCAAGCTCACGCTCGGCAACGCGCAGGCCGCCGCCGCCCTGGACGACCTGCTCGAACGCGCCGACGTCGTCACGCTGCACGTCCCGGAGACGCCGCAGACGCGGCTGATGATCGGTGCGGCGCAGCTGGCGCGGATGCGGCCCGGCGCCTGCCTGATCAACGCCTCGCGCGGCACCGTCGTCGACATCGACGCATTGGCCGCGGCGCTGCGCACCGGGCACATCGCCGGCGCCGCGATCGACGTGTTCCCGGTCGAGCCCAAGGGCAACGAGGACGCGTTCGTCTCGCCGCTGGTCGGCATGGACAACGTGATACTGACCCCGCACGTCGGCGGCAGCACGCTGGAGGCGCAGGACAACATCGGCATCGAGGTCGCCGCCAAGCTGGTGCGCTACAGCGACAACGGCTCGACGCTGTCGGCGGTCAACTTCCCCGAGGTGACCCTGCCCGAGCATCCGCACAGCCGCCGGCTGCTGCACATCCACCGCAACACGCCGGGCATGCTGTCGCGCATCAACGAGCTGTTCTCGCGCGAGAACGTCAACATCGACGGCCAGTACCTGCAGACCAGCCCGTCGATCGGCTACGTCGTGATCGACGTGTCCACGTCCGAGCCGCAGGCCGCCGCGCTCAAGGAGGCGCTGGCGCAGATCCCCGGCACGCTGCGCACGCGCGTGCTGTACTGA
- a CDS encoding assimilatory sulfite reductase (NADPH) flavoprotein subunit: MSALPARLPPALPQEKLALLSRLTEGLDRDALHWTAGYFAGLAAQTIREPGSGQPAPAEAADGAPATIVFGSQTGNAKRQAEALARRIEDAGLPVRLLRADAYPLRELSAERLLYVVVSTQGDGDPPDDARAFIEHLNGRRAPRLPQLRYAVLGLGDSSYPRFCAIGTLIDERLAALGAERLLARGEADVDVESVAGPWNEQALARAREALKPAPALATVTPLRGGAASPAPSSVTRERPFAAPLLANQRIVGRDSAKDIRHIELSLEGSGLDYQPGDALGVWPTQPAALVDAVIDALGADREQPVTLAGETLPLAGWLSGRRELTRLTRPFVTAHAGRAGHAALDAALAPDGADRLRALLESHQVVDLLRAFPARWDAGDLVAALRPLAPRLYSIASSRAAVGEEVHLTVAVVGYEAFGTPHVGSASRFLADRGEAGTVPVFVEANDRFRLPADPARDIVMIGPGTGVAPFRAFLQERIETGATGRNWLFFGNPHFRSEFLYQAEWQQAHRDGRLHRIDLAFSRDQPEKVYVQHALRRRGRDLYDWIENGGHLYVCGDAARMARDVEAALVEIAITHGGHGRESAAEWLHTLAAQRRYSRDVY; the protein is encoded by the coding sequence GTGTCCGCCCTTCCCGCCCGCCTGCCGCCCGCCCTGCCCCAGGAGAAGCTGGCGCTGCTGTCGCGGCTGACCGAGGGACTGGACCGCGACGCGCTGCACTGGACCGCCGGCTACTTCGCCGGCCTGGCCGCACAGACGATACGCGAACCCGGCAGCGGCCAGCCGGCCCCGGCCGAGGCGGCCGACGGCGCGCCGGCGACCATCGTGTTCGGCTCGCAGACCGGCAACGCCAAGCGCCAGGCCGAAGCGCTGGCTCGCCGGATCGAGGACGCCGGCCTGCCGGTGCGGCTGCTGCGCGCCGACGCCTATCCGCTGCGCGAACTGTCCGCCGAGCGCCTGCTCTACGTCGTGGTCAGCACCCAGGGCGACGGCGACCCGCCCGATGATGCGCGCGCGTTCATCGAGCACCTGAACGGCCGCCGCGCGCCGCGCCTGCCGCAGCTGCGCTACGCGGTCCTCGGCCTCGGCGACTCCAGCTATCCCCGGTTCTGCGCGATCGGAACCCTGATCGACGAGCGCCTCGCGGCGCTGGGCGCCGAGCGGCTGCTGGCGCGCGGCGAAGCCGACGTGGATGTCGAATCGGTCGCCGGGCCGTGGAACGAACAGGCGCTGGCGCGTGCACGCGAGGCCCTCAAGCCGGCACCGGCCTTGGCCACCGTGACGCCGCTGCGCGGCGGCGCGGCCTCGCCCGCGCCGTCGAGCGTGACGCGCGAGCGTCCGTTCGCGGCGCCGCTGCTCGCCAACCAGCGCATCGTCGGGCGCGACAGCGCCAAGGACATCCGCCACATCGAGCTCTCGCTCGAAGGGTCCGGGCTCGACTACCAGCCGGGCGATGCGCTCGGCGTCTGGCCGACCCAGCCGGCGGCGCTGGTGGACGCGGTGATCGACGCCCTCGGCGCGGATCGCGAGCAGCCGGTGACGCTGGCCGGCGAGACGCTGCCGCTCGCCGGCTGGCTGTCCGGACGGCGCGAGCTGACCCGGCTCACGCGACCGTTCGTGACCGCGCATGCCGGGCGGGCCGGCCATGCCGCCCTCGATGCGGCGCTCGCGCCCGACGGTGCCGACCGGCTGCGCGCCCTGCTCGAAAGTCACCAGGTGGTGGACCTGCTGCGCGCATTCCCCGCGCGCTGGGATGCGGGCGATCTCGTCGCCGCGCTGCGGCCCCTGGCGCCGCGCCTGTACTCGATCGCCTCCAGCCGCGCCGCCGTCGGCGAGGAAGTGCACCTGACCGTCGCGGTAGTCGGCTACGAGGCCTTCGGTACGCCGCACGTCGGCAGCGCGTCGCGCTTCCTGGCCGATCGCGGTGAAGCCGGCACGGTGCCGGTCTTCGTCGAGGCCAACGACCGCTTCCGCCTGCCGGCCGACCCGGCCCGCGACATCGTGATGATCGGTCCGGGTACCGGCGTCGCGCCGTTCCGCGCCTTCCTGCAGGAACGCATCGAGACCGGCGCCACCGGCCGCAACTGGCTGTTCTTCGGCAATCCGCACTTCCGTTCGGAGTTCCTCTACCAGGCCGAGTGGCAGCAGGCGCACCGCGACGGCCGCCTGCACCGGATCGACCTGGCGTTCTCGCGCGACCAGCCGGAGAAGGTCTACGTGCAGCACGCCCTGCGGCGGCGCGGCCGCGACCTGTACGACTGGATCGAGAACGGCGGGCACCTGTACGTCTGCGGCGATGCCGCGCGGATGGCGCGTGACGTCGAGGCGGCGCTCGTCGAGATCGCGATCACGCACGGCGGGCACGGGCGCGAATCGGCCGCCGAATGGCTCCACACCCTCGCCGCCCAGCGCCGCTACAGCCGGGACGTCTACTGA
- a CDS encoding OprO/OprP family phosphate-selective porin has protein sequence MFKLSTGLLGLAAALAGNALAYDIEDWPTHVVFADGTDLGLSGQYQYDTNRFSNDVLPDGSRRFEDDTANRRKELGFFVRKKGVYDAGAIYDFWNKQWLDTYVRVQSKALFGADYGAFRIGYTKTPVGFEGVTSSRATSFLETALPIQAFYENRRTGIDWAFERPRYLVNLGYYFGQDIQGDNDGTTLGGRVALTPFKDAGHVLHLGLSASRESPDATTDGLGRRNLPGFRPRARPEAGLTPIRLVDAGNLADVDTIDRAGLEGLWIEGPWSLQGEYLTVDVERNGALPGFSGEGYYVFGSWVATGESRPYSGGNSGNIKPKGRWGALELLLRYSAVDLNDGAIRGGRQDDWTLGANWFLTTHFKLQANVVKASSRRQGLGLDPEVFQLRAQIYF, from the coding sequence ATGTTCAAGCTTTCAACGGGTCTTCTGGGGCTGGCCGCGGCGCTGGCCGGCAATGCGCTGGCCTACGACATCGAGGACTGGCCCACGCACGTGGTCTTCGCGGACGGCACCGACCTCGGCCTGAGCGGGCAGTACCAGTACGACACCAACCGCTTCTCCAACGACGTGCTGCCCGACGGCAGCCGCCGGTTCGAGGACGACACCGCCAACCGCCGCAAGGAGCTCGGTTTCTTCGTGCGCAAGAAGGGCGTCTACGACGCCGGGGCGATCTACGACTTCTGGAACAAGCAGTGGCTGGACACCTACGTCCGCGTCCAGTCCAAGGCCCTGTTCGGCGCCGACTACGGCGCGTTCCGCATCGGCTACACCAAGACGCCGGTCGGCTTCGAGGGCGTCACCAGCTCGCGCGCGACCAGCTTCCTGGAGACGGCGCTGCCGATCCAGGCGTTCTACGAGAATCGCCGCACCGGCATCGACTGGGCCTTCGAGCGCCCGCGCTACCTGGTCAACCTCGGCTACTACTTCGGCCAGGACATCCAGGGCGACAACGACGGCACCACGCTGGGCGGTCGTGTCGCGCTGACGCCGTTCAAGGACGCCGGCCACGTGCTGCACCTCGGCCTGTCCGCCTCGCGCGAGTCGCCCGACGCGACCACCGACGGCCTCGGCCGGCGCAACCTGCCCGGTTTCCGGCCGCGCGCCCGCCCGGAGGCCGGCCTGACGCCGATCCGGCTGGTCGACGCCGGCAACCTGGCCGACGTCGACACGATCGACCGGGCCGGGCTGGAGGGACTGTGGATCGAGGGGCCGTGGTCGCTGCAAGGCGAGTACCTGACGGTGGATGTCGAGCGCAACGGGGCCCTGCCGGGCTTCAGCGGCGAGGGCTACTACGTGTTCGGCAGCTGGGTGGCCACCGGCGAATCGCGCCCCTACAGCGGCGGCAACAGCGGCAACATCAAGCCCAAGGGCCGCTGGGGCGCGCTGGAGCTGCTGTTGCGCTACAGCGCCGTCGACCTCAACGACGGCGCGATCCGTGGCGGCCGCCAGGACGACTGGACGCTCGGTGCCAACTGGTTCCTGACGACGCACTTCAAGCTGCAGGCCAACGTCGTCAAGGCATCCAGCCGGCGCCAGGGCCTGGGGCTGGACCCGGAGGTGTTCCAGCTGCGTGCGCAGATCTATTTCTGA